The sequence below is a genomic window from Anaerocolumna chitinilytica.
ATAGTACGGGCAAAGGCTAAAAGTTGTTTTTGGCCTGCTGATAATCCGGCTCCTCTTTCTTTTAATTCCGTATCATAGCCTTTTTCCATCTTGATAATGAAATCATGGGCATTTACAGCTTTTGCAGCAGCAATAATTTCCTCATCGGTTGCATCCAGCTTGCCGTATTTTAAGTTATCCTTAACGGTACCGGAGAAAAGGAAGTTATCCTGGGTCATTATGCCCAGCTGCATACGGAGGCTTTCAATCGCTACATCCTGGATGTTATAACCATCAATGAAGATTGTTCCTTCCTGTATATCATAAAAACGGCTGATTAAGTTAACTACCGTTGTTTTACCGGCACCGGTAGGACCTACCAGAGCAATTGTTTCACCGGGTTTTATGTGGAAACTTACATTATTCAATACCTGTGTGTCTTTATCATAGGCAAAAGTTACATTCTCGAAACGGACGTCACCTTTAATTACCGGAAGTTCTTTTAATTCCCCTGCATCTGTTATATCCGGCTTTGTATCCATAATTTCAAAGATTCTCTCCGCACCGGAGATGTTTGTAACCAACTGATTATAAAAATTACTAAGGTTCATGATAGGACGCCAAAACATGGATATATACGTGGAGAAGGCAATCAATGTTCCAACCTGTATGTTATCTCCGGTCATCTTGATACCAAAGAAGAAAAGGGATATAGTACCGATTCCCCAGCAGAAATCAATAATAGATCCGAAGCCGTCACTTAGGGTAACCGCTTTCATAAAAGCACCTCTGTGCTCTTTAAGCATAGAATCAAAGGCCAGAGAAGTCTCTCCTTCCGCTGTGAAGCTCTGTATAATACGCATGCCGGATAAATCTTCATGGATAAAGGCATTTAAGTTGGAGTTCTTCTTCCGGTATAACTGCCACCTGACATGGGAGTATACCTGGATCAGCCACATTCCGATAATTAGCAGTGGAAGACTTATAAGAGCTGCTAACGCCAGTCGGAAATCCTTTACCATCATAATTGCTACTACAGCTATAATAGTGATAAAATCCGGTATTAATGTTGTAACACTATTAGAAAGTACATCTTTCAGGGAGTTTACATCGCCTATAACACGTGCAAGTATCTTACCCGTTGGTCTGCTGTCAAAAAAGCTAAAGCTCAGTTTCTGGATGTGGGTAT
It includes:
- a CDS encoding ABC transporter ATP-binding protein gives rise to the protein MSVNSVRADENLNGSSKVNTLLRLFRYLLSYKREILAVLLIMGGTVAISLINPLIIEHAINVNIAGKDVNGLIKLGLFAAVLNITYILLVKLRMFIMAKISNTVLLTIRQELYTHIQKLSFSFFDSRPTGKILARVIGDVNSLKDVLSNSVTTLIPDFITIIAVVAIMMVKDFRLALAALISLPLLIIGMWLIQVYSHVRWQLYRKKNSNLNAFIHEDLSGMRIIQSFTAEGETSLAFDSMLKEHRGAFMKAVTLSDGFGSIIDFCWGIGTISLFFFGIKMTGDNIQVGTLIAFSTYISMFWRPIMNLSNFYNQLVTNISGAERIFEIMDTKPDITDAGELKELPVIKGDVRFENVTFAYDKDTQVLNNVSFHIKPGETIALVGPTGAGKTTVVNLISRFYDIQEGTIFIDGYNIQDVAIESLRMQLGIMTQDNFLFSGTVKDNLKYGKLDATDEEIIAAAKAVNAHDFIIKMEKGYDTELKERGAGLSAGQKQLLAFARTMVSMPKILILDEATSSIDTHTELLVQKGIEALLKGRTSFVIAHRLSTIQKADRIFYIDNGGIVEEGSPKELLERKGAYYELYMAQFKNI